From Bacteroidales bacterium, the proteins below share one genomic window:
- a CDS encoding C1 family peptidase: MKKSFAVLLIIGMWGFMMNSCQKSSDVKLTNDQEVSTLHALGCNLLPADEYAKIPVAKELEGVVTKAAVMLNVPPIGDQGGEGSCVAFGTTYDARSIFWQTGHPAAWSYSVNIFSPEYVYNQIKVKRSCASGAYVTTALNLLKSQGVCRWSLMPYTDVSCTTKPNTTQKADAANYKIASYSTVSRTTTAIKAQLAAGKPVIVAGPVSSGFMYLANGAVLTTFVGGSLGGHCYCVVGYDDAIGAFKFMNSWGTGWSSAGFGWIAYGYETTWWQEAYILN, from the coding sequence ATGAAAAAATCATTTGCAGTTCTACTAATTATTGGAATGTGGGGTTTTATGATGAACTCCTGCCAAAAATCTTCGGATGTTAAGCTTACTAATGATCAAGAAGTAAGTACTCTTCATGCATTAGGTTGCAATCTTTTACCAGCTGATGAATACGCTAAAATCCCAGTAGCTAAAGAGTTAGAAGGTGTTGTTACAAAAGCCGCAGTGATGCTAAATGTACCTCCCATTGGTGATCAAGGTGGTGAAGGTTCATGCGTTGCATTTGGAACTACCTATGATGCCCGTAGCATTTTTTGGCAAACAGGACACCCAGCTGCATGGAGTTACAGCGTAAATATTTTCAGCCCTGAGTACGTTTACAACCAAATTAAGGTTAAGAGATCATGTGCATCAGGTGCTTATGTAACCACAGCTTTGAATTTGTTGAAATCGCAAGGTGTTTGCAGATGGTCTTTAATGCCATATACCGATGTTAGCTGTACAACAAAGCCTAATACAACCCAAAAGGCTGACGCTGCAAATTATAAAATTGCGAGCTATAGCACTGTTTCTCGCACTACTACCGCAATTAAAGCCCAATTGGCTGCTGGAAAACCAGTTATAGTTGCAGGTCCTGTAAGTAGTGGATTTATGTATTTAGCTAATGGCGCCGTTCTTACTACCTTCGTTGGAGGTTCTTTAGGCGGACATTGCTATTGCGTTGTTGGTTATGATGATGCAATTGGTGCTTTCAAATTCATGAATTCATGGGGAACTGGCTGGTCATCAGCAGGTTTTGGCTGGATAGCTTACGGTTATGAAACTACATGGTGGCAAGAAGCTTACATACTTAACTAG
- a CDS encoding DUF364 domain-containing protein, with protein sequence MILDKTYDLIKTKYKDQIENLTISDIRVGVFLTAIRLSDGSCGVASTDIDTNPPCSKNNRDFGDFTPTKIIGQRVIDLLETNKKLKLLDSMRVAVLNAISLQILSKSNYKILENIDPIDLIDLKSQKTITLVGGFHSYIRRISETSNKLYVLELDENVLTEEQKQYYVPAKEYTKTLPISDVIIITGLTLVNNTIDGLLSAISPNTQVIVAGPSSSLIPDVLFENKVNIIGATRITDPGLLFSIVGEAGTGFHLFKYCAQKICILDEKN encoded by the coding sequence ATGATTTTAGACAAAACCTATGATTTGATAAAAACTAAATACAAAGATCAAATTGAAAATTTAACAATCTCGGATATAAGAGTTGGGGTATTCCTTACAGCTATTCGCTTGTCCGATGGTAGTTGTGGCGTTGCCAGTACAGATATTGATACCAATCCACCGTGTAGCAAAAACAATCGTGATTTTGGCGATTTCACACCAACAAAAATTATAGGTCAAAGGGTAATTGATTTACTCGAAACAAATAAGAAATTAAAATTACTTGATTCAATGAGAGTTGCGGTGTTGAACGCAATATCTCTACAAATACTTTCTAAATCGAATTATAAAATACTTGAAAACATAGACCCTATAGATCTTATTGATTTAAAATCGCAGAAAACCATTACGCTTGTTGGTGGCTTTCATTCCTATATTCGCAGAATATCTGAAACGAGTAACAAGTTATATGTTTTGGAGTTGGACGAAAATGTGCTTACTGAAGAGCAAAAGCAATACTATGTTCCTGCAAAAGAATACACTAAAACTCTACCCATTTCCGATGTCATAATTATAACAGGCTTAACACTGGTAAACAACACAATAGATGGTTTGCTTTCTGCAATATCACCCAATACACAGGTAATTGTTGCTGGACCTTCAAGTAGTTTAATTCCAGATGTTTTATTCGAAAATAAGGTTAATATTATTGGTGCAACACGAATAACCGATCCTGGCTTATTATTTTCGATTGTTGGTGAGGCAGGTACTGGTTTTCATCTATTTAAATACTGCGCTCAAAAAATCTGTATTCTGGATGAAAAAAATTAG